One part of the Thermodesulfobacterium commune DSM 2178 genome encodes these proteins:
- a CDS encoding YMGG-like glycine zipper-containing protein codes for MKNKLMRYFSFFMIFCLIGYLLTGCVPETSQKTKEGATIGAVAGAVLGALIDKNNRWRGAVIGGVIGGIIGGTAGSIMNKAATEAAITGKPVEYVSEDQVQKVYATPIGKKDNCEQVKVQYYEYGKLVKEEIKTVCN; via the coding sequence ATGAAAAACAAACTTATGCGTTATTTCAGTTTTTTTATGATTTTTTGTTTGATAGGATATTTGCTTACCGGATGTGTTCCTGAAACGAGTCAAAAAACTAAGGAAGGAGCTACCATAGGTGCTGTAGCTGGAGCAGTTTTAGGTGCTCTGATAGATAAAAATAATCGGTGGAGGGGAGCGGTTATAGGTGGAGTTATCGGTGGCATCATCGGAGGGACTGCTGGAAGTATCATGAATAAAGCAGCTACTGAAGCAGCCATTACAGGAAAACCAGTAGAGTACGTCAGTGAAGACCAGGTCCAAAAGGTTTATGCTACCCCTATAGGGAAAAAGGACAACTGCGAACAAGTAAAAGTACAATACTATGAATATGGAAAATTAGTAAAGGAAGAAATAAAAACCGTCTGCAATTAA
- a CDS encoding pyridoxal phosphate-dependent aminotransferase, which translates to MFKLSERAKNLKPSATLAVDAKAKALKSQGIDVINLSAGEPDFDTPSYIKESCKKALDEGLTKYIPTPGLLSLRKAICERIKADYGFEYTPEEVLVTTGAKQAIFNLLLALVDKGDEVLILSPYWVSYPAMVELAGGTPKFIPSDMANNFEPSISDIEAAINSNTVGIILNSPSNPTGCIYSDRFLKDLAELLRGKDIWVLSDDIYDKLRFDFAPPKNILSVAPDFKERVFIVNGVSKTYAMTGWRIGWLVGPKEIIKICANIQGQSTSHATSFAQKACETALTSSQEEVEKMCRVFAKRAKILSEELKKIPGIKFIEPKGAFYLFADVSAYYGKKTKEGKEIVSSLDLAEYLLDEARVAVVPGIAFGDDRFIRLSFANSEEKLIEACHRIKQALSLLV; encoded by the coding sequence ATGTTTAAACTTTCTGAAAGAGCCAAAAATTTAAAACCCTCTGCCACTTTAGCGGTAGATGCAAAGGCCAAAGCCTTGAAATCTCAAGGAATTGACGTGATTAATCTTTCTGCAGGGGAGCCAGATTTTGATACTCCCTCTTACATTAAAGAAAGTTGTAAGAAAGCCTTGGATGAGGGTTTAACTAAGTATATCCCAACTCCTGGACTTTTAAGTTTAAGGAAGGCTATATGTGAAAGGATAAAAGCAGACTATGGGTTTGAATATACACCAGAAGAGGTATTGGTAACTACAGGAGCAAAACAAGCTATCTTTAATTTGCTATTAGCTTTGGTTGATAAAGGAGACGAGGTTTTAATCCTTTCTCCTTACTGGGTTTCTTATCCTGCAATGGTGGAGTTAGCTGGAGGTACTCCAAAGTTTATCCCCTCTGACATGGCTAATAATTTTGAGCCATCTATCAGTGATATCGAGGCAGCTATTAATTCTAATACCGTAGGTATTATTCTTAACAGCCCTTCAAATCCTACAGGCTGTATTTACTCTGATAGATTTTTAAAAGACCTTGCAGAATTGTTAAGAGGAAAAGACATTTGGGTACTAAGTGATGACATTTATGATAAACTAAGATTTGACTTTGCGCCACCTAAAAACATATTATCTGTGGCACCAGATTTTAAAGAAAGAGTTTTTATAGTAAACGGGGTTTCTAAAACCTATGCCATGACTGGTTGGAGGATAGGTTGGCTTGTTGGACCAAAGGAGATAATAAAAATTTGTGCTAACATACAGGGCCAGAGTACTTCTCATGCTACCAGCTTTGCCCAGAAAGCCTGTGAAACCGCTCTTACCTCTTCTCAAGAAGAGGTAGAAAAAATGTGCCGTGTTTTTGCTAAAAGAGCAAAGATACTTTCTGAAGAATTGAAAAAAATTCCTGGTATAAAGTTTATCGAACCTAAAGGTGCTTTTTATCTTTTTGCTGACGTTTCAGCTTATTATGGAAAGAAAACCAAAGAAGGAAAAGAAATCGTTAGTTCTTTAGACTTAGCTGAATATCTATTAGATGAAGCAAGAGTTGCTGTTGTTCCTGGGATAGCTTTTGGAGACGACCGGTTTATAAGACTTTCTTTTGCAAACTCTGAAGAAAAATTAATAGAGGCCTGCCATAGGATAAAGCAGGCCCTATCTCTACTTGTATAG
- a CDS encoding ExbD/TolR family protein: MKIGKDLQGEINIIPLVDVVLVILIIFMITAPLMTSGIEVELPKTKDFPIAQKEVQPIKITITKEGKIKLYGQEISLEVLSRWAEEAKQRELAKEIQIEADKDCPYGIVAKVLSELKKAGFSELGLLTQSEH, translated from the coding sequence ATGAAAATAGGTAAAGACCTTCAGGGAGAAATAAACATCATTCCTTTGGTTGATGTGGTTTTGGTGATCCTTATCATCTTCATGATAACAGCTCCTCTTATGACCTCTGGAATTGAAGTAGAACTTCCTAAAACCAAAGATTTTCCTATAGCCCAAAAGGAAGTTCAGCCAATTAAGATTACCATTACCAAAGAAGGAAAGATCAAGCTTTATGGACAAGAAATAAGTTTAGAGGTTTTGTCCAGATGGGCTGAAGAAGCCAAACAAAGAGAGTTAGCCAAAGAAATTCAGATAGAAGCTGATAAAGATTGCCCTTACGGCATAGTAGCTAAGGTGCTTTCTGAATTAAAAAAAGCTGGGTTTTCAGAACTGGGTTTGTTAACGCAATCTGAACACTAA
- a CDS encoding Lon protease family protein, with product MSWRKVEERDLKIGIEFSFGTENIQVEECYFKQKRVEKTFDLALSIDKEDYNVYVCGPNGIGRTRYTLKRLKEIASSKPTPKDICYVNNFQEPYKPKVLILPPGYGKKLAEHIENILEFLKNETIKAFEGKEYEEELNAITKEIDRKKEEVINQLVEEAKSYNLMVLFGPEGVRLMPLFKVQTSLPQEELLNNPQLREEYHKNLEAFEPKFRDYLRKLRELDNILGENLLKLRQKIAESLVDKACKTLEEEFSEVEGFQGYLKSFKQELVKNIQLFIDWEKLKGNVIVQNNINRALNIFRVNVLVDNSETKGAPVVYERIPTLKGLFGQINYKAEMGILYADHLSLAAGILHKANGGYVVLDLWEVLKNPYVWFLLKRTLLHKELHLMGGMIEEIPVPHVGILPEPVPFSAKVFLIGDPYLYQLLMLYDPEFPQLFKLKAEFEPVVSIDEELVSLFPKVVKKVIVEEGLKDLDSSGLSELFRYAVYQSGHKRKISLIVQNLIDLLREANTLSSNQYITEKEIKQAVRDRIYRVNIIEEKIRELIREGKIIIDVEGEKVGQVNGLSVYMLGDYSFGRPSRITANVFPGSRGVVNIEREIDMSGPIHSKGVFILSSYFYHRYSTNFPLQFSCTLTFEQAYEPVEGDSASAAELMAILSAVSKIPIKQNLALTGSIDQFGNIQPVGGIKEKIEGFYRVCKIKNFTGNQGVIMPRKNIDNLLLDDEVLEDIEKGVFHVYTVETIDDVIELLTGKKPESFHKEVRKGLKRLYELSKEKVRTSKTSRTKRSKK from the coding sequence ATGAGCTGGCGAAAGGTTGAAGAAAGGGATCTAAAAATAGGAATAGAGTTTTCTTTTGGCACTGAGAATATTCAGGTTGAGGAATGTTATTTTAAACAAAAACGGGTTGAAAAGACCTTTGACCTTGCTTTAAGCATCGACAAAGAGGATTATAATGTTTATGTTTGTGGTCCTAATGGTATAGGAAGGACTAGATATACATTAAAAAGACTAAAAGAGATAGCTTCTTCTAAGCCTACTCCTAAAGACATCTGTTATGTAAATAATTTTCAAGAGCCTTATAAACCGAAGGTTTTGATCCTTCCTCCAGGTTATGGAAAAAAATTGGCTGAGCATATAGAAAACATCTTAGAATTCTTAAAAAATGAAACTATAAAAGCTTTTGAAGGTAAAGAGTACGAAGAAGAGTTAAATGCAATCACCAAGGAAATCGACCGAAAGAAAGAGGAAGTAATAAACCAATTAGTGGAGGAGGCTAAATCTTATAATTTGATGGTTCTTTTTGGTCCTGAAGGGGTAAGGTTAATGCCTCTTTTTAAGGTACAAACTTCTCTTCCTCAAGAAGAGCTTTTAAATAATCCTCAGCTTAGAGAAGAGTATCATAAAAACCTTGAGGCCTTTGAACCTAAATTTAGGGATTACCTACGGAAGCTAAGAGAGCTCGATAATATCTTAGGAGAAAACCTTTTAAAGTTAAGACAAAAGATTGCTGAAAGTTTGGTGGATAAAGCGTGTAAAACTTTAGAAGAAGAATTTTCTGAGGTAGAGGGTTTTCAGGGATATTTAAAAAGTTTTAAACAAGAACTTGTTAAAAATATTCAACTATTTATAGACTGGGAAAAATTAAAAGGTAACGTCATTGTTCAGAATAACATCAACCGTGCGTTAAACATTTTTAGAGTAAACGTACTGGTTGATAATTCTGAAACCAAGGGTGCACCTGTAGTTTATGAAAGAATACCTACTTTGAAAGGGCTTTTTGGACAAATAAATTATAAGGCAGAGATGGGAATACTTTATGCTGATCATCTAAGTTTAGCTGCTGGTATTCTTCATAAGGCTAACGGAGGGTATGTAGTTCTTGATCTTTGGGAGGTGTTGAAGAATCCCTATGTATGGTTTCTTTTAAAGAGAACACTTCTTCATAAAGAACTTCATCTTATGGGGGGTATGATAGAGGAGATCCCTGTACCTCATGTAGGTATTTTGCCAGAGCCAGTGCCTTTTTCTGCTAAAGTCTTTTTGATAGGAGATCCCTACCTTTACCAACTTCTTATGTTGTATGACCCTGAGTTTCCTCAACTTTTTAAACTTAAAGCAGAGTTTGAACCTGTGGTTTCTATAGATGAAGAGCTAGTATCTTTATTTCCCAAGGTTGTAAAAAAGGTAATAGTAGAAGAAGGTTTAAAAGACCTTGATAGCTCAGGTCTTAGCGAGCTCTTTAGGTATGCGGTTTATCAGTCAGGACATAAAAGGAAAATAAGTTTAATCGTACAAAATTTAATCGACCTTTTAAGAGAAGCAAACACTCTTTCTTCGAATCAATATATAACAGAAAAAGAGATAAAACAGGCTGTTAGAGATCGAATTTACAGGGTTAACATCATAGAGGAAAAGATAAGGGAGCTTATAAGAGAAGGAAAAATCATCATAGATGTAGAGGGTGAAAAGGTTGGGCAGGTAAACGGACTCAGCGTTTATATGCTCGGAGATTACAGTTTTGGTAGGCCTTCTCGTATAACCGCTAATGTATTCCCTGGAAGTCGAGGGGTGGTTAACATAGAAAGAGAAATAGATATGAGTGGACCTATTCACTCAAAGGGTGTTTTTATCCTTTCTTCATATTTTTACCATCGTTATAGCACCAACTTTCCTCTTCAGTTTTCTTGCACCCTTACTTTTGAACAGGCTTATGAACCGGTAGAAGGCGATAGTGCTTCAGCCGCAGAACTTATGGCTATCCTTTCAGCAGTATCAAAAATTCCTATTAAACAAAACCTTGCTCTCACCGGATCGATCGATCAGTTTGGTAATATTCAACCTGTAGGGGGTATTAAAGAAAAGATAGAGGGATTTTATCGGGTTTGTAAAATAAAAAATTTTACAGGAAATCAAGGGGTTATTATGCCACGTAAAAATATTGATAATCTTCTTTTAGATGATGAAGTTTTGGAAGATATAGAGAAAGGTGTTTTTCATGTGTATACTGTAGAAACGATAGATGATGTGATAGAGCTTCTTACCGGAAAAAAGCCTGAAAGTTTTCATAAAGAGGTTCGCAAAGGTCTTAAAAGGCTTTACGAGCTAAGTAAAGAAAAGGTAAGAACCTCTAAAACCTCAAGAACAAAAAGGTCTAAAAAATAG
- a CDS encoding cell envelope integrity protein TolA, whose amino-acid sequence MFIRYNLVYFIFSLFLNLCFLFLLFSNLQFTSKTTETLKVKLVSNVITSKNLNVHPDSEPWERTELGKDRTLSKDLVSKKEGKFDITENKEEKLLEERLTRIIKSKQKEVETTTEELGLLNKKIASLKKKAKEGVSANYRIEQQGSHGGSTGYSLGQGTYGFKAGGQALSQEYLLLIKRKLQNHFEIPIYLRTQKDLAAMVRINIGSDGRLVSYAFIKKSSVGEFNSAVERCLKTASPLPVDRPVQVVVEFKATGVGKLE is encoded by the coding sequence ATGTTTATACGATACAACTTAGTTTATTTTATTTTTTCTTTGTTTTTAAACCTTTGCTTCTTGTTTTTACTTTTTTCTAACCTTCAGTTTACTTCTAAAACAACTGAGACTTTAAAAGTAAAATTAGTTTCTAATGTTATAACATCAAAAAATCTAAATGTTCATCCAGATTCAGAACCTTGGGAGAGAACTGAGCTTGGAAAAGACAGAACTTTGTCTAAGGACTTAGTATCTAAAAAGGAGGGAAAATTTGATATAACAGAAAATAAAGAGGAGAAATTATTGGAAGAAAGATTAACCAGGATCATAAAGTCAAAACAAAAAGAGGTAGAAACTACAACAGAAGAATTAGGTCTTTTAAACAAAAAAATTGCGAGTCTAAAAAAGAAAGCTAAAGAAGGAGTGAGTGCAAACTATAGGATAGAACAGCAAGGCAGTCATGGAGGAAGTACAGGGTACTCTTTAGGTCAGGGAACCTACGGTTTTAAAGCAGGTGGTCAAGCTTTAAGTCAAGAATATCTGCTTTTGATAAAAAGGAAGTTGCAAAACCATTTTGAAATTCCTATCTATCTAAGAACTCAGAAGGACTTAGCAGCTATGGTAAGGATAAACATAGGGTCTGACGGAAGGTTGGTAAGTTATGCTTTTATCAAAAAATCTTCAGTTGGGGAGTTTAATTCTGCCGTGGAAAGATGTTTGAAAACCGCCTCTCCCTTACCTGTTGACAGACCAGTTCAAGTAGTGGTAGAATTTAAAGCTACAGGAGTTGGAAAGCTTGAATAA